Proteins co-encoded in one Pseudomonas beijingensis genomic window:
- a CDS encoding DUF3509 domain-containing protein — protein MDNPFQIITDAFAPHYQINLSIQGLDGSIMLTLSKSGRIVAKRMISAQQRNDPERLKRLVQSIQFGIAIEQGHSAVAILEAMTGGDNIKLPPPHAQGVAPSAAGL, from the coding sequence ATGGACAACCCTTTTCAGATCATTACCGACGCTTTTGCGCCGCACTATCAGATCAACCTGAGTATCCAGGGCCTGGATGGCAGCATCATGCTGACCCTGTCCAAGAGCGGGCGCATCGTCGCCAAACGCATGATCAGCGCCCAGCAACGCAACGACCCGGAGCGGCTCAAGCGCCTGGTGCAAAGCATTCAGTTCGGCATCGCCATCGAGCAGGGCCACAGCGCTGTGGCCATCCTCGAAGCCATGACCGGCGGCGACAACATCAAGTTGCCGCCACCGCATGCACAGGGTGTGGCACCTTCTGCCGCTGGCCTTTAA
- a CDS encoding Glu/Leu/Phe/Val dehydrogenase family protein, translated as MFALMQSSRLESLHLSVDPTTGLKAVIAIHCSRPGPALGGCRYLAYPDDESAVADAVRLAQGMSYKAALAGLPVGGGVAVIMRPAHVESRAALFEAFGRCIEQLDGRYITAIDSGTSVADMDCIAQQTRHVTSTTASGDPAPHAAMGVFAGIRATAMARLGSDNLESLRVAIQGLGNVGYALAEQLHAAGAELLVSDIDPGKVQLAMEQLGAHPIANDALLSTPCDILAPCGLGGVLNSHSVAQLRCSAVAGSAHNQLSNLQVADQLERRGILYAPDYVINSGGLIYVALKHRGEELSTITAHLSKIGARLTEVFAHAQAEKRSPARVADELAERLLYR; from the coding sequence ATGTTTGCTCTCATGCAAAGCTCCCGCCTTGAATCGCTGCACCTAAGCGTAGACCCGACGACCGGGTTGAAGGCGGTGATTGCCATTCATTGCAGCCGTCCCGGGCCCGCCCTGGGAGGCTGTCGTTATCTTGCCTACCCCGACGACGAAAGTGCCGTGGCTGACGCCGTGCGCCTGGCCCAAGGCATGAGCTACAAGGCGGCGCTGGCCGGTTTGCCTGTGGGCGGTGGGGTGGCGGTGATCATGCGACCGGCCCATGTCGAGAGTCGGGCGGCGCTGTTCGAAGCCTTTGGCCGTTGCATTGAGCAATTGGACGGGCGCTACATCACCGCCATCGACAGCGGCACGTCGGTGGCCGACATGGATTGCATCGCTCAGCAGACCCGCCACGTCACCAGCACCACGGCCTCGGGAGATCCCGCGCCCCACGCGGCAATGGGCGTCTTCGCCGGCATCCGTGCCACCGCCATGGCCCGCCTGGGGAGCGATAACCTCGAAAGCCTGCGGGTGGCGATCCAGGGCTTGGGCAATGTCGGTTATGCCCTGGCCGAACAACTGCACGCGGCGGGTGCCGAATTGCTGGTCAGCGATATCGATCCGGGTAAGGTGCAACTGGCCATGGAGCAATTGGGCGCCCATCCGATCGCCAACGACGCGCTACTCAGTACCCCCTGCGACATCCTTGCCCCCTGCGGCCTGGGCGGGGTACTCAACAGCCACAGCGTGGCGCAACTGCGCTGCTCGGCCGTTGCCGGCTCGGCCCACAATCAGTTGAGCAACCTGCAAGTGGCCGACCAGTTGGAGAGGCGCGGGATTCTCTATGCGCCGGACTATGTGATCAACTCCGGCGGGCTGATCTACGTCGCCCTCAAGCATCGCGGCGAAGAACTGTCGACGATCACCGCGCATTTGTCGAAGATCGGTGCGCGGCTTACGGAAGTCTTCGCCCACGCCCAGGCGGAAAAACGCTCACCGGCCCGGGTGGCCGATGAGCTGGCGGAGCGCCTGCTGTACCGCTGA
- a CDS encoding Rid family detoxifying hydrolase, with product MQTTAQIQPAAKPFLGEENVIFTDKAPLPLGTYSQGIKVSHGQTIYLSAQTPVSALNNEVLAKDFEGQLRQTLDNLVQMAEAAGGTLANVVKVTAFITDLSEFPTLNRVMEEYFTKPYPARTTAGASALARHTLVAIDAIMVI from the coding sequence ATGCAAACCACCGCTCAAATCCAGCCGGCCGCCAAACCTTTCCTGGGCGAAGAGAACGTCATTTTCACCGACAAGGCGCCACTGCCGCTGGGCACCTATTCCCAGGGCATCAAGGTCAGCCACGGGCAAACCATCTACCTGTCGGCACAGACCCCGGTCTCGGCGCTGAACAACGAAGTGCTGGCCAAGGATTTTGAAGGCCAACTGCGCCAGACCCTCGACAACCTGGTGCAAATGGCCGAAGCGGCAGGCGGCACCCTGGCGAACGTGGTCAAGGTCACGGCGTTCATTACCGACCTGAGTGAGTTCCCGACCCTCAATCGCGTCATGGAGGAGTACTTCACCAAGCCCTACCCGGCCCGCACCACCGCCGGCGCCAGCGCGCTGGCACGCCATACCCTGGTCGCCATCGACGCCATCATGGTGATCTGA
- a CDS encoding YebG family protein produces MAVEVVYRSSRDLERLFMDKAEADRHDKMLELAELLAEVLQKAVPSLSEQQVEEAGIYMAKNRDVFAKAFKSQPDALSELLNPSDE; encoded by the coding sequence ATGGCCGTCGAAGTGGTATACCGCAGCAGCCGAGATCTGGAGCGCTTGTTCATGGATAAAGCCGAAGCTGACCGTCATGACAAAATGCTGGAACTCGCCGAATTGCTGGCTGAAGTGTTGCAAAAAGCCGTTCCATCGCTGAGCGAGCAACAGGTCGAGGAAGCCGGGATCTACATGGCGAAGAATCGGGATGTGTTCGCCAAGGCATTCAAGAGCCAGCCGGACGCCTTGTCCGAACTGCTCAACCCGTCGGACGAGTAA
- a CDS encoding phosphate-starvation-inducible protein PsiE, whose amino-acid sequence MKINWAENLRQNVHQLAESLGNLFVETFHYLALFAIGAVTAWAAVMEFLQMLEAGHIKIDDILLLFIYLELGAMVGIYFKTNHMPVRFLIYVAITALTRLLISNVSHHSPPDLGIIYLCGGILLLAFSILVVRYASSQFPSVKIEHPHRKVGAGSSEHAEVEKGEI is encoded by the coding sequence GTGAAAATCAACTGGGCCGAGAATCTGCGGCAGAACGTCCATCAACTGGCCGAGTCCCTGGGAAACCTGTTCGTCGAGACCTTCCACTACCTGGCGCTGTTCGCCATCGGTGCGGTGACCGCGTGGGCCGCGGTGATGGAGTTCTTGCAGATGCTCGAGGCGGGGCACATCAAGATCGATGACATCCTGCTGCTGTTCATCTACCTGGAATTGGGGGCGATGGTCGGGATCTACTTCAAAACCAACCACATGCCGGTGCGGTTTCTGATCTACGTGGCGATCACTGCGCTGACGCGGCTGTTGATTTCCAACGTTTCCCACCACAGCCCGCCCGACCTGGGGATCATCTACCTGTGCGGTGGCATCCTGCTGCTGGCGTTTTCGATCCTGGTGGTGCGCTATGCGTCGTCGCAGTTCCCCTCGGTGAAGATCGAGCACCCGCACCGCAAGGTCGGCGCGGGTTCAAGCGAACATGCCGAAGTGGAGAAAGGCGAGATTTAA
- a CDS encoding HPF/RaiA family ribosome-associated protein, with product MQIQVNSDNHIQSSIRLEEWVRTTIESTLERYEEDLTRVEVHLRDENGDKPGPHDLRCQLEARPKGHQPISVTHKADSLELAIEGAATKLENALEHLFGKLRGKRAVTNGPTDSMAVADAMLEEEFLENERASLHG from the coding sequence ATGCAAATCCAAGTCAACAGCGATAACCATATTCAAAGCAGCATCCGACTGGAGGAGTGGGTACGTACTACCATCGAAAGCACGCTCGAACGTTACGAAGAGGACCTGACACGGGTCGAGGTTCATCTGCGGGACGAGAACGGCGACAAGCCGGGTCCTCATGACCTGCGTTGCCAGCTTGAAGCACGGCCAAAGGGCCATCAGCCGATTTCCGTGACCCACAAGGCCGATTCGCTGGAACTGGCGATCGAAGGCGCGGCCACCAAACTTGAAAATGCCCTGGAGCATTTGTTCGGCAAACTGCGCGGCAAGCGTGCCGTGACCAACGGTCCGACCGACTCGATGGCCGTGGCTGATGCCATGCTGGAAGAAGAATTCCTGGAGAACGAACGGGCCTCGCTTCACGGCTGA
- a CDS encoding benzoate/H(+) symporter BenE family transporter, with protein MDTLRKDLSLSAIIAGFIAVIISYAGPLIIVFQAAKEAHLPDDVVSSWIWAISIGSGITGLLLSWRLRAPVITAWSTPGAALLVSMLPTVTLPQAIGAYVVASVIIALVGLSGAFDKLMSRLPKAIAAAMLAGILFRFGAELFTSIKLQPALVLAMIAAYLAFKRFSPRYAILSVLIVGCAVAASFGELNSSSITIAVAHPVFVAPEWNWHAIINIGLPLALVTLTGQYVPGMAVLRTSGYNTPARSIISVTAIGSVLMAPFGSHGFNLAAITAAICTGREAHEDRDKRYMAGIACGVFYILMGTFGATLASVFSALPKELIASLAGLALFGAISAGLTGAMADEKQREAALITFLVTASGMSFLGLAAAFWGLIFGLVAHFVLTYTRESKAAAIAEGSRP; from the coding sequence ATGGACACACTCAGAAAGGATCTATCCCTGTCAGCGATCATCGCGGGCTTCATCGCCGTGATCATTTCCTACGCCGGCCCGCTCATCATCGTGTTCCAGGCAGCCAAGGAAGCGCACCTGCCCGATGACGTGGTGTCTTCGTGGATCTGGGCCATTTCCATCGGCAGTGGGATTACCGGCCTGCTCCTGAGCTGGCGCCTGCGTGCCCCCGTCATCACCGCGTGGTCGACACCGGGGGCGGCGTTGCTGGTGTCGATGCTGCCTACCGTGACCCTGCCCCAAGCCATTGGTGCCTATGTAGTGGCATCGGTGATCATCGCCCTGGTCGGTTTGTCCGGGGCGTTCGACAAGCTGATGAGCCGCCTGCCCAAGGCCATTGCCGCCGCCATGCTCGCCGGCATCCTGTTCCGCTTTGGTGCCGAGCTGTTCACGTCGATCAAGCTGCAGCCGGCATTGGTGCTGGCGATGATCGCGGCGTACCTGGCCTTCAAGCGCTTTTCGCCACGCTACGCGATCCTGTCGGTGCTGATCGTCGGTTGCGCGGTGGCCGCCTCGTTCGGTGAGCTCAACAGCAGCTCGATCACCATCGCCGTGGCCCACCCGGTCTTCGTCGCCCCTGAATGGAACTGGCACGCAATCATCAACATCGGCCTGCCACTGGCGCTGGTGACACTGACCGGCCAGTACGTGCCAGGCATGGCCGTGTTGCGCACCTCGGGCTACAACACGCCAGCGCGCTCGATCATTTCAGTCACCGCAATTGGCTCGGTCCTGATGGCCCCGTTCGGTTCCCACGGTTTTAACCTGGCGGCCATTACCGCAGCGATCTGCACTGGTCGCGAAGCCCACGAGGACCGCGACAAACGCTACATGGCCGGGATAGCCTGCGGGGTGTTCTACATTCTGATGGGCACCTTTGGCGCGACCCTGGCCTCGGTGTTTTCCGCCCTGCCAAAAGAATTGATCGCTTCCCTCGCCGGCCTCGCCTTGTTTGGCGCGATCAGTGCCGGGCTGACCGGCGCCATGGCGGATGAGAAGCAGCGGGAAGCAGCACTGATCACCTTCCTGGTGACGGCCTCGGGCATGAGTTTCCTCGGCCTGGCCGCCGCGTTCTGGGGGCTGATTTTTGGTCTCGTGGCGCACTTCGTGCTGACCTACACCCGGGAAAGCAAAGCCGCCGCTATCGCCGAGGGCAGCCGACCATGA
- a CDS encoding PLP-dependent aminotransferase family protein, whose translation MWVPQLSEFSQPMYLSIADALARDINNGVLNEGDRLPTLRELATTLNVTPGTISRAYSEAHRRRLVQGEVGRGTYVLNQKQLELPASNSAAAPLNLGQSELLDLSIIKPYSETLEYWLRGALVGMAKSTDFARALDYAPDGGHPAHREAGAQWLRHSLPDAQWQQVVITAGAQHGLMVAMSALTNAGDLVLCEALCYPGIISLAHGLERRLRGVPMDDEGIIPEALRELCLREKPAMLVCVATCQNPTAAIMSQKRRAQIAALAEEFDFIILDDDIYGFLATDPSIKPLSAFAPDRSVYLTSLSKSVMPALRIGYIYSPPKLLSRLTSMVRSSVWMPSPLTAQLASNVITEGLDKKLIRIQRNEAAGRQAIAREIFANFELKTQPYSYHVWLTLPEPWTSDEFTMLARANGVLVLSGTQFQAERSGTTRCVRLVLMSPTSQDELRFALTKLASLIDSDPRRYY comes from the coding sequence ATGTGGGTTCCCCAGCTAAGCGAGTTCAGCCAGCCGATGTATTTGTCGATTGCCGATGCGTTGGCGCGCGATATCAACAACGGCGTGCTGAACGAGGGCGATCGCTTGCCGACCTTGCGGGAGCTGGCCACCACCTTGAATGTCACGCCAGGCACCATCAGCCGTGCCTATAGCGAAGCCCATCGGCGTCGGTTGGTGCAGGGAGAAGTGGGGCGTGGCACTTATGTGCTCAACCAGAAGCAGCTGGAACTGCCGGCCAGCAACAGCGCCGCCGCGCCGCTGAACCTGGGGCAATCCGAACTGCTCGACCTTTCGATCATCAAGCCCTACAGCGAGACCCTGGAGTACTGGTTGCGCGGCGCGCTGGTGGGCATGGCGAAAAGCACCGACTTCGCGCGCGCGCTGGATTACGCGCCGGACGGCGGTCACCCGGCCCATCGTGAGGCGGGGGCGCAATGGTTGCGTCATTCATTGCCCGACGCGCAATGGCAGCAAGTGGTGATTACCGCCGGGGCCCAGCACGGCTTGATGGTTGCGATGAGCGCCCTGACCAACGCCGGTGACCTGGTGCTTTGCGAGGCGCTCTGCTACCCCGGTATCATTTCCCTGGCTCACGGCCTTGAGCGTCGCCTGCGCGGCGTGCCGATGGATGACGAAGGCATCATCCCTGAAGCCTTGCGCGAACTGTGCCTGCGAGAGAAGCCGGCGATGCTGGTGTGCGTGGCGACCTGCCAGAACCCGACGGCGGCGATCATGTCGCAGAAACGTCGGGCCCAGATTGCCGCGCTGGCCGAGGAATTCGACTTCATCATCCTGGACGATGACATCTATGGCTTCCTGGCTACCGATCCGTCGATCAAGCCGTTGTCGGCCTTTGCGCCGGATCGTTCGGTGTACCTGACCAGCCTGTCGAAGTCAGTCATGCCGGCGCTTCGCATCGGTTATATCTACAGTCCACCGAAATTGCTGTCACGCCTGACTTCGATGGTCCGCAGCAGTGTCTGGATGCCGTCGCCGTTGACTGCGCAACTGGCCAGCAATGTGATTACCGAAGGCCTGGACAAGAAACTGATCCGCATCCAGCGCAACGAGGCGGCGGGGCGACAAGCGATCGCCCGGGAAATTTTCGCCAATTTCGAGCTCAAGACCCAGCCGTATTCCTATCACGTCTGGTTGACGCTGCCCGAGCCATGGACCAGCGACGAATTCACCATGCTCGCCCGGGCCAACGGCGTATTGGTGCTCAGCGGCACCCAGTTCCAGGCCGAGCGTTCAGGGACCACCCGGTGCGTGCGGTTGGTATTGATGTCGCCCACCAGCCAGGACGAACTGCGCTTCGCCCTGACCAAGCTGGCGAGCCTGATCGATTCGGACCCACGTCGTTATTATTGA
- a CDS encoding NAD(P)/FAD-dependent oxidoreductase gives MIARYDFIVVGGGIAGVSAAYELATHGSVCLLEQEQQLAYHTTGRSAAISMESYGNQQIRSLTCASRRFFENPPEGLAEHPLWAPRGALIVAQAARVDKLKARFNAVLEQVPTAELLDDKQVQELVPYLAEGAWSAGIYEPSAFDLDVHGIHSAYLSGLRARGGVVKRETEVLRGERRDGYWRLHTRDGQQLQSAIVVNAAGAWTDEFAERCGVPKVGVRPLRRTVLAVDPQCDVHHTPYLGTVDEDIFIKPEAGRLIVSPCDESPSLPCDALPEELDLAITMDRLQNTTRLRPRSIINKWAGLRTFVADRSPVLGQDPQQESFIWLAALGGYGIQAAPAIARLCSHAALGIAMPADLAALQLNYQHFSPARCRDEEFSSLAVKQVADLH, from the coding sequence ATGATCGCTCGTTACGACTTCATCGTGGTCGGTGGCGGCATCGCCGGCGTCTCAGCCGCTTATGAGCTGGCGACCCATGGCAGCGTCTGCCTGCTCGAACAGGAACAGCAACTGGCCTACCACACCACGGGGCGTTCGGCCGCGATCTCGATGGAAAGCTACGGCAACCAGCAGATCCGCTCGCTGACCTGTGCGTCCCGACGCTTTTTCGAGAACCCGCCCGAGGGCTTGGCCGAGCATCCGCTATGGGCGCCGCGGGGCGCACTGATCGTGGCCCAGGCGGCACGGGTGGACAAACTCAAAGCACGTTTCAACGCCGTGCTGGAGCAAGTGCCCACGGCCGAGTTGCTTGATGACAAGCAAGTACAGGAACTGGTCCCCTACCTCGCCGAAGGCGCCTGGAGCGCCGGGATCTACGAGCCCAGCGCCTTCGACCTGGATGTGCATGGCATTCATAGCGCTTACCTGAGTGGCCTGCGTGCCCGTGGTGGCGTGGTCAAGCGCGAGACCGAAGTACTGCGTGGCGAGCGTCGCGACGGGTACTGGCGCTTGCACACCCGGGACGGCCAGCAACTGCAAAGCGCCATTGTGGTCAACGCCGCCGGTGCCTGGACCGATGAGTTTGCCGAGCGCTGTGGCGTGCCCAAAGTCGGTGTCCGACCGTTGCGGCGCACCGTGCTGGCGGTCGATCCACAGTGCGACGTGCACCACACGCCCTACCTGGGCACGGTGGACGAGGACATTTTCATCAAGCCTGAAGCTGGGCGACTGATCGTCTCCCCCTGCGATGAAAGCCCGTCGTTGCCCTGCGACGCGCTGCCGGAAGAGCTTGACCTGGCCATCACCATGGATCGCCTGCAAAACACTACGCGCCTGCGCCCCCGCTCGATCATCAATAAATGGGCCGGTCTGCGCACCTTCGTCGCCGACCGCTCGCCGGTGCTCGGCCAGGACCCGCAGCAAGAGAGCTTTATCTGGCTTGCGGCCCTGGGTGGCTACGGCATCCAGGCCGCACCCGCCATTGCACGCCTGTGCAGTCATGCGGCGCTGGGCATCGCCATGCCGGCCGACCTGGCGGCGCTGCAACTCAACTACCAGCACTTTTCCCCGGCCCGTTGCCGCGACGAGGAATTTTCCAGCCTGGCTGTCAAGCAGGTTGCCGATTTGCACTAA
- a CDS encoding helix-turn-helix domain-containing protein, whose product MSTLQSLQVFQALNSSPNARLEHSAELGDGLAAALWSNHHDAQDYEGPTHHTLSCYIAGGTGTFRRERPDTTGAPGKLCVLPAGHESAWVINGDIRLAHLYFSPEQFALGCITLLDREPRQVQLHEETFLDDPQQAQRFRQLIALNWDEPAERLLTTSLAHDLLNHLLLSQVGQRQGLRLKGGLAAHQRRLLVDYVDSHLAEAISLGQLAALCALSEYHFARMFRESFGLPPHQYVLARRLALARHLLRSTSQPLGDVALACGFASASHFTHRFRQALGATPGEYRQAFLR is encoded by the coding sequence ATGTCCACACTGCAAAGCCTGCAAGTCTTTCAAGCCCTCAACAGCTCGCCCAACGCTCGCCTGGAGCACAGCGCCGAGCTCGGAGACGGCTTGGCGGCCGCTTTGTGGAGCAATCATCACGACGCCCAGGACTATGAGGGGCCGACTCACCATACGTTGTCCTGCTACATCGCCGGCGGCACCGGTACGTTTCGCCGCGAGCGACCCGATACCACGGGGGCGCCGGGCAAACTCTGCGTACTGCCCGCCGGGCATGAATCGGCCTGGGTCATCAACGGCGACATTCGCCTTGCCCACCTGTATTTCAGCCCTGAACAATTCGCCCTGGGTTGCATCACGTTGCTGGACCGCGAGCCCCGGCAGGTGCAACTGCACGAGGAGACCTTTCTCGACGACCCGCAACAGGCACAACGCTTTCGCCAGTTGATCGCGCTGAACTGGGACGAACCCGCTGAACGCCTGCTGACCACCAGCCTGGCCCATGACCTGCTCAACCACCTGCTGCTCAGCCAGGTCGGCCAGCGCCAGGGGCTTCGCCTCAAGGGCGGCCTGGCGGCTCACCAGCGGCGGTTGCTGGTGGATTACGTCGACAGCCACTTGGCCGAGGCCATTAGCCTCGGGCAACTGGCGGCACTGTGTGCATTGTCCGAATACCACTTCGCGCGGATGTTTCGCGAAAGCTTCGGGCTGCCGCCGCATCAATATGTGCTGGCACGACGGCTTGCCCTGGCGCGGCATCTGTTGCGTAGCACTTCGCAACCGTTGGGCGACGTGGCACTGGCCTGCGGATTTGCCAGCGCCAGTCACTTCACCCATCGTTTTCGCCAGGCCCTGGGCGCGACGCCCGGAGAGTATCGGCAGGCGTTTTTGCGCTAG
- the thrC gene encoding threonine synthase — translation MKNSYREYVLQCLVCDRSYQPHEVSYYCPHCKVDGALDALYDYPTLKREWSRDSLAHNHARGMWRYDRLMPLSSTQFIPPLLVGNTPLYSRPELLGKGARIKVFVKDESRQPTGSLKDRASALAVAHAMQSGARTVAVASTGNAASALAGMSASLGLHNVIYLPRSAPREKLAQMQGYGAEIVLVDGQYDEAFEQCLNACEKHGWYNRTTGINSYMSEGKKTVAFEMCEQLNWQVPDLVFVPVGNGCILGSVYKGFFDLLQLGWIERIPRLIGVQAEHSNFMYRAWRYDRSMQQTERVPPTSLASSINVALPRDRLKAMRAVTASDGEFICVSDPSIVAAASRLAASTGVFPEAGAASAFAGLLQYAQTHPDTPQTAVILITGSGLKDTSIFLSDSSKSQPRVLPHHVTASPAEALI, via the coding sequence ATGAAAAATTCGTACAGAGAGTATGTATTGCAGTGCCTGGTTTGCGATCGAAGCTACCAGCCCCATGAGGTCAGCTACTACTGCCCTCATTGTAAAGTCGATGGTGCACTGGACGCGCTTTACGATTACCCGACGCTCAAGCGCGAATGGTCCCGGGACAGCCTGGCCCATAACCATGCCCGTGGCATGTGGCGCTATGACCGCTTGATGCCGTTGAGCTCGACGCAATTCATTCCACCATTACTGGTGGGCAACACGCCGCTGTACTCGCGCCCGGAACTGCTCGGCAAAGGTGCCCGGATCAAAGTCTTCGTAAAAGACGAGTCGCGGCAACCGACCGGGTCATTGAAGGATCGCGCCAGCGCCCTGGCCGTGGCCCACGCCATGCAATCCGGTGCCCGCACCGTGGCGGTGGCCAGCACCGGCAATGCCGCTTCGGCACTGGCCGGGATGAGCGCCAGCCTGGGCTTGCACAACGTCATCTATCTGCCCAGGAGCGCGCCCCGCGAAAAGCTCGCGCAGATGCAGGGCTACGGCGCCGAGATCGTGCTGGTCGACGGACAATACGACGAAGCCTTCGAACAATGCCTCAACGCCTGCGAAAAACACGGCTGGTACAACCGCACCACCGGAATCAACTCGTACATGAGCGAAGGCAAGAAGACCGTCGCCTTCGAAATGTGCGAGCAGCTCAACTGGCAAGTGCCGGACCTGGTGTTCGTGCCCGTCGGCAACGGCTGCATCCTGGGTTCGGTCTACAAAGGCTTTTTCGACTTGCTGCAATTGGGCTGGATCGAACGCATCCCACGCCTGATCGGCGTGCAGGCCGAACACAGCAACTTCATGTACCGCGCCTGGCGCTACGATCGCTCGATGCAGCAAACCGAACGCGTGCCACCTACCAGCCTGGCCAGCAGCATCAACGTGGCGTTGCCGCGTGATCGCCTCAAAGCCATGCGTGCGGTGACCGCCAGCGACGGCGAGTTCATTTGCGTCAGCGACCCGAGCATTGTCGCCGCCGCCTCCCGATTGGCCGCCAGCACCGGCGTGTTTCCGGAAGCCGGCGCCGCCAGCGCCTTCGCCGGCCTGCTCCAGTACGCGCAAACACACCCCGACACCCCGCAAACCGCCGTGATCCTGATCACCGGCAGCGGTTTGAAAGACACCTCCATTTTTCTATCCGATTCGTCCAAAAGCCAGCCACGGGTGTTGCCGCACCACGTGACTGCGTCACCGGCCGAAGCGCTTATCTAA